CAGATCATTTGAAGATGTCAAGACTCATGATGGATGCTCATCGTCAGCATCAACAACAACCACCATTGATTAACCCCGAAATACTCAAGCTCGCtacctctctcttctctcaaaaCCACAACCAAAACTTCGTGATGGATCATGAATCCAAAATCCATGATAACCACACGGCTTATCATCATGATGTTAACCAAACCAGAGTAAATCAATACCAGACCGACCATCAAGAACTCCAGTATTGCTTGCCACCATTCCCCAACGAAGCTCACTTTAACGATATGGATCATCACGGAGAACATATGTTTGCATCAAACTCGAGTACGTCGGTCCAAGATTGCAACATTCAGCCGTTCAACGACTATGCAAGCTCTAGTTTTGTATTAGACCATTCTTATTTAGATCAGAGTTTCAATTTCGCTGATTCGGTCTTGAACACGCCATCCTCGACCCCGAGTACGTTAAACTCCAGTGCCACAACTTACATCAACAGTAGCAGTTGTAGCACTGAAGATGAAATGGAAAGTTATTGCAATAATCTCATCAAATTTGATATTCCCAAAGATTTCTTGGACGTCAAtggttttattatatgatttcaagaaactaaataaaatccATTAGGATATAtggttgttttttgtttgtttcatgtACATTgtaattttaagagtttttatatttgaaatttgtttacatgtaaaatattatttgttcttttttttttattctgtaGAGATTATATTAATACTATTTTTAGTAATGGAATTTCCATTATTGATATCCactatttaaatattcatatttgGTCGGCTTCACTTGTAAATATGCATTGGAGTCTCCTGAGTCCTGtcaatattatatttgaatCAATGATATAATTGATATGAGGTGCTAAAATTTCCTGACATAGACATATAATAAATACTCcttctaaattaaaatcattgaCTTCTGTCATGTTCCCAAAAGGTATTAATGGAAACGTAAGAGCCTAAATAAATGTAGTCCAAATGATACCATATACCCtgtcaaaatttatttatttatttttctgtgaTCATAAATCCACCACATACATTCCCAGCAAGATTCGTCATTAATACTCCCTAATTACTCTAAAAGAAGTGAGTAATTGAGAAGTCTGGAAAATAAGAACACATAGTTTAGTAGGTATATTACTAGGAATCATATGAGCTGTTATTTCCTGACTGCTGGATTGTCAATTTGTGTATGAGctgtaattaatttttttttttggttaaaggAATCATAAATAGAACGATATAAGCTACTATACATTTTTGCAGTGTTTcgaaatctgatccgaacctgCGGTTGAACTTGTAAATCCGGTGACTCAATATAAATCCGGTttagattttgtaaaaaatctaatatttaaaaacctaataaaatccaaaaaacccaCTAAAACCCGAAACTCAATACTGgtttattttggatttaaagtttgatttattattcacattagacatttaaaactttatgaactttatgttttgataaaaaaatttagatgtcataattcttaatttgttataaaaaaaatttaatagtctaaactattttttatattttgtatgtcaaatgaaaataaaaatataaaaactaaagttaagtattttctaaatatttattaaacataaaatatatacatattcaaactattattttatgtttaaaaacatttagaaagtACTTAAtcttagtttctatatttttattttcataactaAAGTATTATTATATAGTAAAATTAACTCATTTACTAATCCGCGGTTTACCTACGGTCGATCCCATGATCTTGTAACCCAAGAAGTCGTCCAATTCGATATCTAGTTCGGATTTAAAAACATTGCATTTTTGTAATACAGGCAGAAGAGAGACCCACTTAGATCCGAAACTGGCGAGAGTCGCCGGCCTCGTGCAGTGCACATGCATAAGATGTCAGTCATCTTTTGTATTAGTGTAGAAGTTAAAGGAGTCATTAACTACTGTTTCATGGGATTGCAGAAAGTATATAGTGATCTCACGATACGTGTCAAAACAGTGACGAATGACGATGAACTGGCATGTAATTAAGGCAAAAAGGAAAGCCTCCTTATTATTGAAATCAcggtttaagtttttttttgtaatcgcTTTACACGCGTAGGTATCAGTCACCATTTAACATAAAGCAGACGTGGAACATACTTATGTGTTGTGAACGACGATTTGTGTTATTTCTTGACTGCTGGATTGTCCATTTGTCCCTAAGCactttgtttctttcttataattttaaaaacaaaagtaaaataacAATGATACTTTTGTGATCTGAATAAATGCTGTGATTTTGACATATGAAcgtgttttcttttttcatatGTATTGTTTTTCAGTGGACTCTCCAAAAGGTATACATTTATCTTTGTCAACTATTTTTTGCTGTATATTTGACGATGACTTTTTGGCGATTCTGTTCTTCTTGTAGACCCTAATGATTTTCTGATTACttttatagttttttctttGGTAATCCACTTTTTGTAGTTATAAAGCAAAGTCTtaagttttttgtttgtgtgttaaATGTACATAAATCTAAACAGCCCGTGTTAAAGAAATACTTCACAGTTTATAATTATCCCTTTGTAAGATGAAATTATAGGCTAGATGTCTTTATATAAACCAGATTAAAACGACGTTTTAAGTTGTCTGCAAAATGTTTAGAACTCAACTAAGAACATTACCAAGTTCTAGTTTTCAagattaactttttttttctttttgtttgttgctTCGTTTAACATTTCACTTAAATAAGGCCGTGGAGTATCAAAGCAATCTATTGACCAAAACAAACAATCAGACAAAGTCTACCAATTATTGTAATTAAGCAAAATTTGGGCGGTTGCGTATATGAATTTAAGATCCAAAGCAAAAAGGTGAGTTTTGTTTTACATGCTCCCGGTTGTTTTCGTGGGGATGTGTCTCCATGCTCATGGCAAACAACAAAACGTGGTTTTTCTTTCGTGGCGATGTGTTGTGTTTATATGTAGCCAGCCACTTGCCcactaaaaacaaaaacttatagTCAAATTTGGACGTTCAAAGGGCTTACCTAATTTAATTCCCTCCTAAATTCAATTTGTTATTTTCCACCTAAGTTTTCTAGGCAATAGCCAATAGGTTAATACTAAGAGTcattcttgggttcactccctagggtgaacctctaggttcaccaaccaataggatttcataatttcaaattcgatatcttttaaaaaaggaaacaaaatattctcaaattatattatgtttttaaaataaaaaagtaaaaaaagataatagttacagaaaaaagaattaaaaaaaaatatatttttaatgttttcaacaaaacactaaaccctaaatcctaatccctaaatcctaaatcctaaaccctaaacccttggataaaccctaaacccttgggtaaaccctaaacccttgggtaaaccctaaacccttgggtaaaccctaaacccttggataaatcctaaactctaaataaaaaacactaaaaccctaaaccctaaacgcttgaatgttttagtatatagtgattttgatttagagtttaggatttatcctagagtttagggtttatccaagggtttagggtttaggattaagggtttaggaattagaatttagggtttaatgttatgCTAACGacgtaaaatattattttttgttattattactattttttttaccttttaattttaaaaacataatataatttgacaatattttgtttctttttttaaaagatatcgaatataaaataaaacaatcttattggttggtgaacctagaggttcaccctagggggtggaCCTAAGAATAAGTCTAATACTAAAGCTATATGTGCCGAAGACAAAAAATGTTTCTATTTCATTCAAAAACATTATTCGGTTATTctaataataaatgttttttttgtatatgtagtAGGGTTATTTTAGGTTTTTACGGTGGTACATATTGGTTTAGGTATTACTACACTGAAGAggtaagagcatgattaaccaaAGAACCCCATTAAAATCTCGTaatgattatttaataaataaaattttagttaagaaATACCTAAATTTTGTGTTCCAATGCTAGTCTCTTAATTAAGTCttcttaaaacaaaattaaaagttgTTTACAAGATAGAAATTGTTTTTAGATTTAGATGAATATTTTGGACATGAGAAAGAGAAGTAAAAACATGAGAAGGAAGAACATGAGAAGGAGAATGAAGAACAAAGGCTTCTTGTGAATACACTTTCATTACAAGATAGTATTATAAAGACAATGACGCAAAAAAAGTTGTTCACAAGACCACTTCCGTGACACAAGAAGCCTAAGCAATGCAATAAAATACACAGAGCCGCCTGAAATTATATCTTCACAATGCAAGTAATGACACACGCCATAAccagaacaacaaaacaagaacATGAAACATCAACAGAACAAGACATCATGTCATTACTGAAACAGAACAAGAACATGATACAGAAACATAACAAgaacatgaaacaaaaacatcaacAGAACAAGACAGCATGTCATTactgaaacaaaacaagaacatgataCAGAAACATAACAAGAACATGAAACATAAACAGACCAACAACATGAACTTTTCGCAACAATGTAGCATATTACGAACACATACGAAAAATGCATTGCTCTTTACTCAAATAGAGTAAGGCCATAATAAAATTCACCTAGTAATCTTGTgatctctcattatcttctaCCCTTACAATGCACTAAAGATTACCATATTCCCAAACCCTATAGAATCTTAAACCAAAGTTGCATACTGAACATCCATAGAAGCCATGAACAGACCCAAGACTTACGTACCCTTTTCACAACAATGCAACAGATTGTAATTTTAAAAGGAACAAGAAGTAACCTGGAGCTGATTGTTGGAGAGATCAAGAACAAGCAACCCTTGTATCCTCCCAAACGCTTCAGGAAGCAACCTCAGCTCCTCCCAGACAAATCCACATGCTCCACCGTATTCTCCAACGCCTTATGCAGTATTCCCACAAGCTCCTCATCCACCTCCACCTCCTTAACATTCTCCTCCTCATCCACCTCCACAGACTCATACCAGCCTTTTTTCAACGAACAAATCGAAATTTCGAAGTTTCCAAACCAAGCAAAAAAGATGAAAGGGAAGAAAAAAACTCACAAGCGAAACCATATGATCACATTCCAATTCTGTGAGAAACCCTTTATAAACAAACGCCCTGAAACACAATTTCAAACAATATAAATTCTCGGATTCATGGAACTTTTAACATTGAAAGGTTCGAACTTTCCGACAAACAAACTTGGATTTAGATGAAACCTGCTTGACTTTGGAATGATTAACAATGGCGTTAGTGGAAGATAGAAGCATgacgtagaagaagaagaagaagagagagatcgccgTTCTTCGTCGAGGGATAGAGAACCAACGAAATAATTTTATACCTTTCCTCTGCCcaataataattaaacatgTATCTCCTAAGAAACGTTTCTTCCACCCCTAATTAAGATACATGCCTTCAgttattatctatttttttttaattctcaaTTTCATTAAAAGACCTGCACTAATCCTGCTCTAGTACTATTAAACTGTTGTTGCTTAAAGTGAACTCTTTGATAGTAGTTAATTATTGTCGTCCGTACGGCCAGAAGCTTCTATAATCACATGTTTCTGATAGTTGGCCACGTATTTCCATACGTCATTTATACATCAATATGATGTGTCCATTTTCCCGCCCAAACTAATTATACAAAGGAAAACATACATTATAGAAAAcggaaaaaattataaatgaaacaAAGAAAACGATTAAACGAGTCATTACGAAGAAATATAGACAgatatataaaacttaaaaaaaaatgggaGACCTTATATGATATACAATGACATCATACAATTTTcaaattaatgaattaaattttaataaaatagtacCTAATTTAGCCTTTACCCACAGCTAACTATATTGAAGTTAAGTTAgtttattattagtttattaaCTAGAAGCATTTGAAAATACTTGAAAACATACCAATATGTGCAAAAGATGCTATCACGTATAtagtactccctctgtttcttaatgttacatattatagtttttcacacattttaataaaacatattaaatttgtataattttttgtgtttatctttgtttcatatttttaagccaataaaaattcagtaggtgcaattaagtttttgaaatttgcaattagttaataaaatatatcttgaaaatgtaaaaaatagatctttttaaaacaatttttttcttctagaatatataatattaaggaacggatggagtatatatacttaatatatatacataatattaagGAACGGAGGGAATATATATACCTGTATGACAAATGCTTGCCTATGTTCTGCAATCAATACTGAACGAAGACCTTCTAAAGTCAAATAAAAGAAACATTATCCAATCATGGTTAGcccataaatattaattaaaaatttggaaaatgGTTTTCTTACAAGAAGAGCGAAAGAACAAAACCTCAAGTTCAAAAcctttataaaagaaaataacaatttaCTTTTTAGAAAGTAAAGTTTATAAACCCATTTAGTCACACATGGACACAAAAAGTCCCAGCCGTCCATAGGGGAAACCGAATCCGGATAAAGTCAATTTCAGAAGTTAAGATAAGCACCTCTAAAGTGGATATATGTCTTTTGCACACATAGCTTAGGCCTCCGTATGTTTTCATACTTGATTTAAAACAATGTGACTTTGAGTTTGTTAAAAGTATGGTATCTATGGGACTGCATTAGAACAATTATCCAGACTAAGTAATGGTGTGTAGTGGTCAACTATGATGTGGTTTTATACCAAATTCAAGTTCCGCTATACACTACACAATGATCTCTTTCATTTTTCAGTGTGAATTGACAGAGTACTTGTAGATTCACGAGACtagtataagtttttttttaatcaacagTATGAGTTTTATTTGGTGGTTCGCTAGTTATCAGATGTGAACATAAATATAAGTTTTCGTtggtttaaaaagaaataaaagttgTTGTCAAAAGTGAAAAATGAAATAGAGAGTTAGTAATATGGCTGGCAGGATAAATATATTGGTGGTCTGCAATGAACTAAATAAATTGTgggtatatatatacacatgtcATTTGGTATTTAAGTAAAGATTATGTTTTTCTTAGTTATCAAATAATAACATTAATCTACATGTAAGTAAGATAATATGTCCTTCAAATcataccactacaagaaaagaGATAGATAGCATCACTTATAAGGTGTCAGAAAAATAACAGACTCTAATTTGaatcatttatattaaaatgacaCTAAATATGTGATTTTACATCGGTTACAGTAAATGATGTTAATCGTAACTTGATTAACATCACTTGAAATAAAAATGACACAAGTCACTTATAAATAACCAATGCAAGTATATTAATTTGCATCAATTACATAACTGAAATATTTGCTCATTTTGATCAGCATCAATTTAACTCAAAGATATAAATgtgagaaaaagaccaaaatagcactaaatcaagtttttgttttcaaactagCACTTAaggccaaaagtcacaaaaatagtactcaaggggtggggtttagggtttagaatttagggtttagggtttagagtttaggttttagggtttagagttgagaagtgaggttttggggataagatttcaaattttgaaaattaaaaaaatt
The sequence above is drawn from the Brassica napus cultivar Da-Ae chromosome A8, Da-Ae, whole genome shotgun sequence genome and encodes:
- the LOC111204735 gene encoding transcription factor MYB102-like, which codes for MGRSPCCEKNGLKKGPWTSEEDQKLLDYIHKHGYGNWRTLPKNAGLQRCGKSCRLRWTNYLRPDIKRGRFSFEEEETIIQLHSFLGNKWSAIAARLPGRTDNEIKNFWNTHIRRKLLRMGIDPVTHSPRLDLLDVSSILASSLHNSSSDHLKMSRLMMDAHRQHQQQPPLINPEILKLATSLFSQNHNQNFVMDHESKIHDNHTAYHHDVNQTRVNQYQTDHQELQYCLPPFPNEAHFNDMDHHGEHMFASNSSTSVQDCNIQPFNDYASSSFVLDHSYLDQSFNFADSVLNTPSSTPSTLNSSATTYINSSSCSTEDEMESYCNNLIKFDIPKDFLDVNGFII